A single Chryseobacterium sp. DNA region contains:
- a CDS encoding ankyrin repeat domain-containing protein, translated as MFKGDGLLAAQKMFDGDLKGMEQLIKEKNMDINKLEEDTGYTLLMYASIIEDLKAMDKLLELGADPNIIVPNEGLESPLNHAVALNNYEMLQLLFKYKANPNPALGDSPLTDALTVGGDENTERKMIDYLLQNGADINNISYNGNNIMDAVVRDDLDMTEYFLSKGGQPTIKDTNICPMADYIQYKEKQKNERNLPDSPYYQKLFSIKKQLVEKYKVTFPYKKDPLEEAKLRIKLYENLGPKDKISVNFNKNYGENLYQKDLNMVKGK; from the coding sequence ATGTTCAAAGGGGATGGATTATTAGCAGCCCAAAAAATGTTTGATGGCGATCTTAAGGGCATGGAGCAGCTTATTAAAGAAAAAAATATGGATATTAATAAGCTAGAGGAAGATACAGGGTATACTTTACTCATGTACGCTTCTATTATTGAAGATCTTAAAGCAATGGATAAACTTCTGGAACTAGGTGCCGACCCTAATATCATAGTGCCTAATGAAGGATTGGAATCACCTTTGAATCATGCCGTAGCCCTCAACAACTATGAGATGCTTCAATTGCTTTTTAAATATAAAGCCAACCCTAATCCTGCCCTGGGAGATTCCCCATTAACCGATGCCTTGACGGTGGGAGGAGACGAGAATACCGAAAGGAAAATGATAGATTATCTGCTTCAGAATGGAGCTGATATCAATAATATATCTTATAATGGAAATAATATAATGGATGCTGTGGTGAGGGATGATCTGGATATGACTGAATATTTTCTCAGCAAAGGCGGCCAGCCTACCATAAAGGATACAAATATTTGTCCAATGGCTGATTATATTCAATATAAGGAAAAGCAGAAAAATGAGCGGAATTTACCGGATTCCCCTTATTATCAAAAATTATTTAGTATTAAAAAACAGCTGGTTGAAAAATATAAGGTAACGTTTCCGTATAAAAAAGATCCTTTAGAAGAAGCAAAGCTTAGAATAAAACTGTATGAAAATCTAGGGCCTAAAGATAAAATATCAGTGAATTTTAATAAAAATTATGGTGAAAACCTGTATCAGAAAGATTTGAATATGGTTAAAGGTAAATAA
- the tssD gene encoding type VI secretion system tube protein TssD: protein MAANSRGILKFNGGEGQKLLKLNYSVSRSTDVSGRVASDPSNALIKLTVEATEKSDILESLLNGKYKPTKGEITFNKSHEEGTLITLNWENGYVIQHEVDFDAIDSNNMLISFIVSAETIDYGTSQYAGLWPSSGK, encoded by the coding sequence ATGGCAGCAAATTCAAGAGGAATCTTAAAATTCAACGGTGGAGAAGGACAAAAACTATTAAAGCTTAACTACAGCGTATCAAGATCTACAGACGTTTCAGGACGGGTAGCATCAGATCCTTCCAATGCATTGATCAAACTGACAGTAGAAGCTACTGAAAAGTCTGATATCTTAGAAAGCTTACTGAACGGAAAATATAAGCCTACTAAAGGTGAGATTACGTTTAACAAATCTCACGAAGAAGGAACATTGATCACATTGAACTGGGAAAATGGATACGTTATCCAGCACGAAGTAGACTTCGATGCTATCGACAGCAACAATATGCTGATCAGCTTTATAGTAAGCGCTGAAACTATCGATTACGGTACTTCCCAGTACGCAGGATTATGGCCTTCATCAGGTAAATAA
- the tssD gene encoding type VI secretion system tube protein TssD: MAERNSRGILKFNGGEGQKLLKLNYSVSRSTDVSGRVASDPSNALIKLTVEATEKSDILESLLNGKYKPTSGEVTFNKSHEEGTLITLNWQNGYVIQHEVDFDAIDSNSMLISFIVSAETIDYGTSQYAGLWPSSGQ; encoded by the coding sequence ATGGCAGAAAGAAATTCAAGAGGAATCTTAAAATTCAACGGAGGAGAAGGACAAAAGCTGTTAAAACTTAACTACAGCGTATCAAGATCTACAGACGTTTCAGGACGGGTAGCATCAGATCCTTCCAATGCATTGATCAAACTTACAGTAGAAGCTACTGAAAAGTCTGATATCTTAGAAAGCTTGCTAAACGGAAAATATAAACCTACATCAGGGGAAGTTACTTTTAACAAGTCTCACGAAGAAGGAACATTAATCACTTTAAACTGGCAGAACGGATACGTAATTCAACATGAAGTAGACTTCGATGCTATCGACAGCAACAGTATGCTGATCAGCTTTATAGTAAGCGCTGAAACTATCGATTACGGTACTTCCCAGTACGCAGGATTATGGCCTTCATCGGGCCAATAA
- a CDS encoding ATP-dependent Clp protease ATP-binding subunit, translated as MGVLVTNETVKQLFHIAQSIAKENYNATYGGPHILQALMHKDIGLNEFLKSIDKDPGYFYEWADVRIEEYPKTSHLPDEVAQDDAVDALIEEADDIRLKLGLDEITPICILTAVVKPQVVFSLQQLKSLPLREHEIFNLYRKDTPFTVSENGDFASLFSNGSDFTDSSFPSIKSYCVDRTAQARNGNLENIIGRDKELRMLVEILCRRSKPNVIIIGEPGVGKTALVEGFAIEITKGNVPEMLKNGTLLELDTGALLAGTSYKGEIEDRLKKVINECKKIEKAILFIDEIHTLLDPKGSIGNVANLLKPELARGEITVIGATTQEEYRKIIEPEQAFNRRFEVLTVNEPDEKTCVKMIDVLLEGYKKHHGIEVEKTALPECVRLAKRYAKGKKLPDAAIDLLDRTMAAIKMLDELSEKELESWKASYEAILKEEYADSKDKADELIWTYNLLRDKISPILWGSLSEQPAIDNSMPVDQIQKIIEDTYAELLQHAAKKREKVDRLELAAVMAAKTNIPIGKIQAQEKEKLLNMESLLMNRVVGQDHALKILSDAIVENRSGLNKPGQPIGSFFLLGPTGTGKTELAKSMAELLFNDEKAMVRFDMSEFKEEHSAALLYGAPPGYVGYEEGGMLVNKIRQQPYTVVLFDEIEKAHHSVFDVFLQIMDEGKVHDKLGKEGDFSNALILFTSNIGSEEIVKQFEEGKVPESSSLMQIMSNSGRFRPEFLARITEIIPFAPITESIAERIFNIQLKSLHTSLTRLGMTLKISGEAVKNLALGGFSSKYGARQISGVIRAQLARPISKMIVREEVKSGQTLHVDWNKEEEKLSWKVD; from the coding sequence ATGGGAGTACTAGTAACCAACGAAACAGTAAAACAGCTATTTCATATTGCTCAGTCGATAGCGAAGGAAAATTATAATGCTACTTATGGTGGTCCTCATATTCTTCAGGCTTTAATGCATAAAGATATCGGGCTCAATGAATTTTTGAAAAGTATAGATAAGGATCCAGGCTATTTTTATGAATGGGCAGATGTCCGCATTGAAGAATATCCAAAAACCAGCCATCTTCCGGATGAAGTTGCCCAGGATGATGCCGTAGACGCTCTTATTGAGGAGGCAGATGATATCCGTTTAAAATTAGGACTGGATGAGATTACACCAATTTGTATTCTGACAGCTGTGGTTAAACCTCAGGTCGTTTTTTCACTTCAGCAGCTGAAATCACTTCCATTGAGAGAACATGAGATCTTTAATCTGTACAGAAAAGATACTCCTTTCACTGTTTCTGAAAATGGAGATTTTGCTTCCCTGTTTTCAAACGGTTCAGACTTCACAGATTCGTCGTTTCCATCTATTAAAAGCTATTGTGTAGACAGAACGGCACAGGCAAGAAATGGCAACCTTGAAAATATCATTGGAAGAGATAAAGAACTTAGAATGCTGGTGGAGATCCTTTGCCGGAGAAGCAAGCCGAATGTAATTATAATCGGAGAACCCGGCGTAGGAAAAACAGCTTTGGTAGAAGGCTTTGCCATTGAAATTACAAAAGGAAATGTTCCTGAAATGCTTAAAAACGGAACTCTTTTAGAACTGGATACAGGAGCACTACTTGCAGGAACCTCCTACAAAGGGGAAATAGAAGACCGCCTTAAAAAAGTCATCAATGAGTGTAAGAAAATTGAAAAGGCTATTCTTTTTATTGATGAAATTCACACGCTCTTAGATCCGAAAGGAAGTATTGGAAATGTAGCGAACCTTCTGAAGCCGGAACTGGCAAGAGGCGAGATCACCGTGATCGGTGCTACTACCCAGGAAGAATACCGAAAGATTATTGAACCGGAGCAGGCTTTTAACCGTCGTTTTGAGGTACTGACTGTTAATGAGCCGGATGAAAAAACCTGTGTAAAAATGATCGATGTGCTTCTTGAAGGCTATAAAAAACACCATGGAATTGAAGTGGAAAAAACAGCCCTTCCGGAATGTGTACGTTTGGCCAAAAGATATGCAAAAGGTAAAAAATTGCCTGATGCTGCCATTGATTTGCTGGACAGGACAATGGCAGCGATCAAAATGCTTGATGAACTTTCAGAGAAAGAGCTGGAAAGCTGGAAAGCAAGTTATGAGGCTATTTTAAAAGAAGAATATGCAGACAGCAAAGATAAAGCAGATGAACTGATCTGGACCTACAACCTGTTGAGAGACAAAATAAGTCCTATTTTATGGGGCTCGCTAAGTGAGCAGCCGGCTATTGATAATTCAATGCCTGTAGACCAGATCCAGAAGATCATCGAAGATACTTATGCAGAGCTTTTACAGCATGCAGCCAAGAAAAGAGAAAAAGTAGACCGGCTTGAGCTCGCCGCTGTAATGGCAGCTAAAACCAATATCCCGATCGGGAAAATACAGGCTCAGGAAAAAGAAAAACTCCTGAATATGGAATCCCTTCTGATGAACAGGGTAGTAGGCCAGGATCATGCTTTAAAAATCCTTTCCGATGCTATTGTTGAAAACCGAAGCGGATTGAATAAACCGGGACAGCCGATAGGATCATTCTTCCTTTTAGGGCCTACGGGAACCGGTAAAACAGAGCTGGCAAAATCAATGGCGGAACTGCTGTTCAACGATGAAAAAGCAATGGTACGTTTTGATATGTCAGAATTTAAGGAAGAACATTCAGCAGCCTTATTATACGGAGCGCCTCCCGGATATGTAGGATATGAGGAAGGAGGAATGCTGGTTAACAAAATAAGACAGCAGCCGTATACGGTGGTCCTGTTTGATGAGATTGAAAAAGCTCACCATTCTGTATTTGACGTGTTCCTCCAGATTATGGATGAAGGAAAAGTTCATGACAAACTTGGTAAAGAAGGAGATTTCAGCAATGCACTGATCTTATTTACATCCAATATCGGAAGTGAGGAAATTGTAAAACAGTTTGAAGAAGGGAAAGTACCTGAATCCTCTTCGCTGATGCAGATCATGTCGAACTCAGGAAGATTCAGACCTGAATTTTTAGCAAGGATCACCGAAATTATTCCTTTTGCCCCGATTACGGAATCTATTGCGGAAAGGATCTTCAATATCCAGTTGAAATCTCTTCATACTTCGCTGACAAGATTGGGTATGACCTTAAAGATCAGCGGGGAGGCGGTGAAAAACCTTGCTTTAGGAGGATTCAGCAGTAAATACGGAGCGAGACAGATTTCCGGAGTGATCCGTGCCCAGCTCGCAAGACCGATCTCTAAAATGATTGTAAGAGAAGAAGTGAAATCCGGACAGACCCTTCATGTGGACTGGAATAAGGAAGAGGAAAAATTAAGCTGGAAAGTAGATTAG
- a CDS encoding lytic transglycosylase domain-containing protein: MKIIVRNIFTGLLLLGAGIFVNGQFLAASDTSESSVRKYRGIINANKDLVEFIEQLLLQKGLPKHLRNLALIESHFNKNITSGAGAVGIWQFMTAHANQYGLTEQNRTDIYKSTKTAVISLGNLYRKYNNWVTVVAAYNCGEGNIAKAMQAAGSSQYHEFSKYLPGETVNHVRKYLNACYATGELESVLNNYNSSRINKVFFEAGNRKVTDAALSETEINAGFNLKVVADELNVDVDRILAWNPGIVEELQKKGESSFYLPTDLMPDFLLRKNKILVRSIKEGGNSHP, translated from the coding sequence ATGAAAATTATTGTCAGAAATATCTTTACAGGTTTACTGCTTTTGGGAGCTGGCATTTTTGTAAACGGTCAGTTTCTGGCTGCTTCCGATACTTCGGAAAGCAGTGTGAGAAAATACAGGGGAATCATTAATGCGAACAAAGATCTCGTAGAATTTATAGAACAGCTTCTTCTTCAGAAGGGACTTCCAAAACATTTGAGAAACCTGGCGCTTATTGAGTCTCATTTCAACAAGAATATTACTTCGGGAGCCGGGGCAGTAGGAATATGGCAGTTTATGACAGCACATGCCAATCAGTATGGGCTTACAGAGCAGAACCGGACTGATATTTATAAGAGTACAAAAACAGCTGTCATTTCGCTGGGAAATCTTTACAGGAAATACAATAACTGGGTAACAGTAGTAGCCGCTTACAACTGTGGTGAAGGAAATATTGCAAAAGCGATGCAGGCTGCCGGGTCTTCCCAGTACCACGAATTTTCGAAATATCTTCCGGGTGAAACGGTTAATCATGTTAGAAAATATCTCAATGCATGTTATGCAACAGGAGAGCTGGAAAGTGTTTTAAACAACTATAACTCTTCAAGAATCAATAAGGTTTTCTTTGAAGCCGGAAACAGGAAAGTGACAGATGCAGCCCTTTCAGAAACAGAGATCAACGCAGGATTTAATCTGAAGGTTGTTGCTGATGAACTGAATGTGGATGTAGACCGGATCCTTGCATGGAACCCCGGAATCGTAGAAGAGCTGCAGAAAAAAGGAGAAAGTTCTTTTTACCTTCCGACAGATCTGATGCCTGATTTTCTTTTAAGAAAAAATAAAATATTGGTACGGTCTATAAAAGAAGGAGGGAATTCCCATCCCTAG
- a CDS encoding phage baseplate assembly protein V, translating to MFQDDKTIKIESSKKNISHDTEQAQNAVKENTVKKAEEKVNEGNGKIKKGAKTAQQGASAIQGADTFMNQALVSNNASVVEQKVWAKQPTSKIHNAEAIPQSYIAGINRVVKLDVIIEGQIIQHFKHFKLVQNAGKHHEFSLILAHDTLGSPENHNLATAQNFLGKRITVVFKYKDVEKGAERNFVGVVTEVGFSQEKGSLGNIVLKGHSPTILLDAAPHIQSFGGSQPVSLNSIADQVIREGLGQSKFDFRVDAQHGNIPYSSQYEETHYNYLARMAEAYGEQFYYDGEVLHFGKLPPQEKPVKLTYGSSVSDIAIKMKAQHVNPSFYGYNSSKNEKLIAGSSKINHTSDIARRAYEISEKTFTTPSLRIAPIKASSFMDIDASQKGAAGSKASEVFITSGTTTVPFLYPGCTADIEMRKSETNETSYFTKLMIIEVTHEVDARGYYDGKFEAIAADTGFIPRPEFEVPRAEAQFAKVISNTDPLNQGRVRIQFDWQNGPDTSEFIRVMTPDAGSSDKVSKNRGFMAIPEVGDQVIVNFVHQHPDRPFVMGGMFHGGIGSGGGADNIIKSLSSRSGNKLELNDGEGSVFLTDQGGANMKFDGAGNAHTNANNNKTVNVGNNNTVNAGSTSAINVGGKEGEAANSVLKMDASGNISLEGKTKIELKVGENTITITKEGITISAKEGMLDMNALQNALLVTQDNLSIHSKSVTSINATGDIFITGSNVDIN from the coding sequence ATGTTTCAAGATGATAAAACAATTAAAATAGAAAGCTCTAAAAAGAACATCAGCCACGATACAGAGCAAGCCCAAAATGCTGTCAAAGAAAATACCGTTAAAAAGGCAGAAGAGAAAGTGAATGAGGGAAACGGGAAAATAAAAAAAGGAGCAAAAACCGCGCAGCAGGGTGCAAGCGCTATACAGGGAGCAGATACATTTATGAACCAGGCTTTGGTTTCCAATAATGCCTCTGTTGTAGAGCAAAAAGTATGGGCAAAACAGCCCACTTCAAAAATACATAATGCAGAAGCTATTCCTCAAAGTTATATTGCGGGAATTAACCGGGTTGTAAAACTTGATGTCATTATTGAAGGACAGATCATTCAACATTTCAAACATTTCAAACTGGTACAGAATGCGGGTAAGCATCATGAATTCAGCCTGATACTGGCTCATGATACCTTAGGAAGCCCGGAAAACCATAATTTGGCAACAGCCCAGAATTTTCTGGGTAAAAGAATTACCGTTGTTTTCAAATATAAAGATGTTGAAAAAGGAGCCGAGCGTAATTTTGTGGGAGTTGTTACGGAAGTAGGTTTCAGCCAGGAAAAAGGGAGTCTCGGTAATATTGTTCTTAAAGGACACAGCCCCACAATACTCTTAGATGCGGCCCCTCATATTCAAAGTTTTGGAGGAAGCCAGCCGGTCAGCCTTAACAGTATTGCTGACCAGGTTATCAGGGAAGGCCTTGGACAAAGCAAATTTGATTTCAGGGTAGATGCCCAGCACGGAAATATTCCTTACAGTTCGCAATATGAAGAAACCCATTATAATTACCTTGCCAGAATGGCTGAAGCCTATGGTGAACAGTTTTATTATGACGGGGAAGTACTGCATTTCGGAAAACTTCCGCCTCAGGAAAAACCTGTTAAACTTACCTATGGAAGCAGTGTAAGTGATATTGCCATTAAAATGAAGGCACAGCATGTCAACCCGAGCTTTTACGGCTATAACAGCAGTAAAAATGAAAAACTGATTGCCGGAAGTTCAAAAATAAATCATACCTCAGATATCGCAAGACGAGCTTATGAAATATCAGAAAAGACCTTTACCACTCCTTCTCTGAGGATTGCTCCAATCAAGGCGTCGTCTTTTATGGATATAGATGCCTCCCAGAAAGGGGCTGCCGGAAGTAAAGCTTCGGAAGTTTTTATTACTTCAGGAACTACAACCGTTCCTTTTTTATATCCGGGATGTACCGCAGATATTGAAATGCGTAAGTCAGAAACCAATGAAACCTCTTATTTTACAAAACTAATGATCATTGAAGTGACTCATGAAGTAGATGCCAGAGGGTATTATGATGGTAAATTTGAAGCAATTGCAGCAGATACGGGTTTTATCCCGCGTCCTGAATTTGAAGTTCCGAGAGCTGAAGCTCAGTTTGCAAAAGTAATTTCCAATACGGATCCCCTGAACCAGGGAAGGGTTCGGATACAGTTCGACTGGCAGAATGGACCGGATACATCAGAATTTATCCGGGTGATGACACCGGATGCAGGGAGCAGTGATAAAGTGAGTAAAAACAGAGGATTTATGGCTATCCCGGAGGTAGGCGATCAGGTCATTGTTAATTTTGTTCATCAGCATCCGGACCGTCCATTTGTGATGGGAGGAATGTTCCATGGTGGAATCGGATCGGGAGGAGGCGCTGATAATATTATAAAAAGTTTAAGCAGCAGAAGTGGAAATAAATTAGAATTAAATGATGGCGAAGGTTCTGTTTTCCTTACGGATCAAGGGGGTGCCAATATGAAATTTGACGGGGCAGGAAATGCCCACACCAATGCTAATAATAATAAAACGGTAAATGTAGGAAACAATAACACGGTAAATGCGGGCAGCACCAGTGCCATTAATGTGGGAGGAAAAGAAGGGGAAGCAGCCAATTCCGTTTTAAAAATGGATGCCTCAGGAAATATATCATTGGAAGGAAAAACAAAAATTGAACTAAAAGTAGGCGAAAACACCATTACCATAACCAAAGAAGGGATTACGATTTCTGCCAAAGAAGGAATGCTGGATATGAATGCATTACAAAATGCTTTACTGGTAACCCAGGATAATCTGAGTATCCACAGTAAATCGGTAACCTCAATCAATGCGACAGGAGATATATTTATTACCGGAAGTAATGTAGATATTAATTAA
- a CDS encoding PAAR-like protein has protein sequence MSQLYIAQDTPLICSKGRRLIGIGVSSQSSVKLKKGSKMMATEEDRFKDNFICPEMMMAGALAGVAVAAAFSGGLFVLAAAAWAGSALIDDCLNICSFLCKGSDWKNTHPKVKIENKKPLLQNSSLHCFIGGEITFHLPVVQLQEASIASRMAQDSYEDNNGQNTNIDGYMRINTDDQNELDKLFGPGALTSKDFNTNKDNGFFSSLYYNKETGDYFVAFRGSEPKGMQFYHDWFIEDGGQAFGFDTPQIEKTRKLAEKMDYATGGNVKFTGHSLGGGNSAMASYYTGLPGYTFNTRGVHGNTLDYLDKKGAVKSTSNIVNYSTSNDILNGLQNNREGLLSTLAFSRIPGLNKLAIFGSLTGAVPRALGEQHEIFGYIEDNEGLGLKTIGSGHSAYNDAFQAMLATINTNVVANNI, from the coding sequence ATGAGCCAATTATATATAGCACAGGATACTCCGCTTATTTGCAGTAAGGGTAGAAGACTTATAGGAATTGGAGTCAGCTCCCAGTCTTCGGTAAAATTGAAGAAAGGATCTAAGATGATGGCCACAGAAGAAGACCGATTCAAAGACAATTTTATCTGCCCTGAAATGATGATGGCCGGAGCCTTAGCCGGAGTGGCTGTTGCCGCTGCTTTTTCCGGCGGACTTTTTGTTTTGGCCGCTGCAGCCTGGGCTGGAAGTGCGCTGATCGATGATTGTCTGAATATATGTTCCTTTTTGTGTAAAGGGAGTGATTGGAAAAATACACATCCCAAAGTAAAAATTGAAAACAAAAAACCTTTACTACAGAACTCCAGTTTACATTGCTTTATAGGAGGGGAAATTACTTTTCATTTACCGGTTGTTCAATTACAGGAAGCTTCTATTGCCAGCAGAATGGCACAGGATTCTTATGAAGATAATAATGGACAGAATACCAATATAGATGGGTATATGAGAATCAATACTGATGATCAGAATGAATTAGACAAGCTGTTTGGACCCGGGGCATTGACTAGTAAAGATTTTAATACGAATAAAGATAACGGTTTCTTTTCTTCCTTATATTATAACAAAGAAACAGGAGATTATTTTGTGGCATTTAGAGGCTCAGAGCCTAAAGGTATGCAATTCTATCATGACTGGTTCATAGAAGATGGAGGGCAGGCTTTTGGTTTTGATACCCCTCAAATAGAAAAGACGAGAAAGCTTGCTGAAAAAATGGATTATGCTACAGGAGGCAACGTGAAATTTACCGGGCATTCATTAGGCGGGGGAAACAGTGCAATGGCCTCTTATTATACAGGACTTCCTGGCTATACCTTTAATACTAGAGGAGTACATGGTAATACTCTGGATTATCTTGATAAGAAAGGAGCCGTAAAGTCAACTTCCAATATTGTGAATTATAGCACAAGTAATGATATTCTTAACGGATTACAAAATAACAGGGAAGGCCTTCTTTCCACATTAGCTTTTTCAAGAATACCCGGCCTTAATAAGCTTGCAATTTTCGGCAGCCTTACAGGTGCCGTTCCGCGTGCTTTGGGAGAGCAGCATGAGATCTTCGGGTATATTGAAGACAATGAAGGACTTGGCCTTAAAACTATAGGAAGCGGACATAGCGCGTATAATGATGCATTTCAGGCTATGCTGGCGACTATAAATACAAATGTTGTAGCTAATAATATATAA